The DNA sequence CCTCCAGCAGTTCTCCAAGACCTGCATCTTCCTTCTCTGCAATGGACTCATGTTCTTCATAGCCATCAACTCTGGTCTCAATGCATCCCCGCCAGAAGAAGAAAACACTTTGATGATAGTGGAACGTGAGAATTCATTGCAAGACGCTCTTGAACAAGAAGACTTTGAAGACAAGATTGTAACCGTGGTAGAACAACAAgttgagagagaggaagaggcaAATAATACTATAGTGATCGTTGATGGACATGGTACAGTGGACACAGAGGAGTTAAACAAGAAATGCGAAGAATTCATTAAGAAGATGAAAGCAGCATTCAACTCTGAAGCAAGAGATAACCGGTGGCTGGTCCCTGCATATTATCCTCCTCTTTCTCTTCTAACTTAAAAGAAACTGATAAGGTGTCATAGTTGTAGAAATTTTtggtcactttttttttttttgcatgtttGCGGCTGCTTCTGCCGGAGTATGTATTATTAATATCTTCTCTTCTGTTCTATGGACCATGTCATGAATGAAGATGTTAACTCTCCTTAATTAGTATTGTTTCTGAAATGTTTACCTTCCATAATGGAAGCAGCATTCACTGAACATCCTTAGGATCATCAATGCGATTCTGGATTTCTATCACGTCATAGGAAGGATTTGTTTTGTTTCCGAACAACCAACTATTCAGCATTTATTTTGTTCTAATTTAGCAAAGTATAGCGTTTGTTTGACTTGTCATAGGATCCCCAACGGAGCTTAATGCAATAAACATAATTTACTTTGTTTGACTTGTCACGCAAGGAGTGTTCCGAACGTAAGCAAGGTTGGAAAAGCAAAAAGATAAAACAGGATATTTAATCATCgttgaattaaaataataaaatcatacatAATTATTATTTGACTTTTTTTACCAATATCTTGGATATAGACTTCTAGAGATTTTTTCGCCCTATAGAAGGGTTCTGGTTCTGCCTTTACCAATACCAAAAATGTGTTAACACTTAACACACGATTTGAAATGTCTTGTGCAATTCTAACTggatcaaaatcaaacaaacaatcatTGCTTTGTTTGCTTTGTCACTTGTATATATGTTCAGAAAGTAAAAGAAGGCACATTATATTATTGCAAACATGGAATAGAATGAAGAGTCCTGCCTTGTAGCTTCCTTTATCAAAATTCAAgagtaaatatattaatatatataaggttgaaatattcgtCGCGGAGTCACGTGGCATCTTCCTTTTTGTTCGCAATGGGACATACGAAGCAACTACGTATTGACCAGGTCACCACACACAGACGCACTGGACGAATGTGTGGGCCTACACTCTGTCCATTTTCCTCCTTGACACGAACAGGAACATATAAGTAAGAATCGCTTTCAGGGCAGAAGTTGATTATCCTTCAAAGGACGGCGACATCCAACAACTTTGATTTCTAGGCCTTGTTATTCCCATGCATAGTGTGTTTCCCAATAATCAAAATCAAAGTATATTATTAACTCTCTAGCTTAAATTGTTAacgaataacatttttattttggaCTCATGGTCCCTACCCCACCAACAGATTGGTGTAAGCAAATTAGATATAGAAACTGAAAGCATAACCTGTTAACTGTCCTTGAGGACATTCTCCTTTCTTATTACTCAAAGTTTCCGAAAATGGCATCTTATTGCCTATTTCTATATTTCTTCAAGCAGTGTGACAATCCCCACAAACCCAAAGGTTCTTGATTTTCCTGAATTCCTGATTGCTAGTTCAGACTTTCGAGTGAGAACAAAAGCAATTGCCAACTTTTCACTATGATAGCTCAGCAGCTCTTGTTTGTTTTCAAGTTCAAGATCATAGAGTGCGTATTTGCTTTCAGGCACATATCCAGCATCCCTTATTTTTGAAAGTAGAACATAGTTCACACCATTCTGGGGCTCAATAAGCATCTTGGCAACATGCTCCTAAAACTGTTCTCCATCCATTGGCATTGTTTTGATAAAGTCATCTAGCTTGTTAACATCACCCGCTCGTCCAAGGAGGTCTGCCATACAAGACAAGTGCTCTATTCGAGTCTCTAGTCCATACCTGATCTGGCAATTGCCCTTGACGTGTATAGCCTGATATCATTGAATTCCAAGAATACATGTTCCGCACATGATCCAACCCAAGCTTGCACAAGAACTCAAAGTGCTAATAACTGAGAAATTTGAGGGCACCATTCCATGTCTCCTCATTGTATTGAAACAGGCAACTGCTTCCTCAAATTGTTCATTGTGGTCAAGGCCAGAGATCATAGAATTCCACGAGACAAGAAGTTGGATCCCCCCCTATGGCAATAGAATTCCATGATGTGACACGAGGAGCATCATCATACATGGGCATGTCTGAAGAGAatcgagacttagaaattaaggcATGAATATCCATGCCGAGTTTAAGCTTTCCGTCTTGGCAAGCTCGAAGGGCACTACCAATGGCATAGTGATTTGTGCATatcctgaaatcaaacaagacCAGGAAACAGTGTTCCTTTGGGGCATTTCAGCAAACAGCTTCCGTGCGCTGATATAATACATCATCGTCTTTGGTATGCCAACAAACTCCTACCACTTGAGAACCCTTGGATTGCTTCCTAACCAATTGTAGCATGTAAAATTAACAAGATATTTTCATTCCTTTCTTATTGTAACAGATGAATCATACAAAGTGTTTTGATGATGACACTTGATAGGTGTTTATGCAAGAGAGGAGTAGGCATTAGGCTGAACATCAGTGTATGTGCCGTTTAACCATTGCCAATTCTAGAACATGAGATGAATATGTATTGTATTTGTGTATATAAATAagggagctactcaaatgaagatgtaaaaaacatctttttatgaagatgctttgtataaaagtgtgatttattaatttggccacacttcaaataaaaacgaacacttttataacatatcaaaatctaactcTACAATCCATCATCTAAaggtcaaaaagaaaaatcatcacatgaagacaattataatatcttcatgggagtacccacctataaataaataaataatattcccTTCAGTTTTTAAGAGGGGAATACATTGCTGATTGTTGAATGCTCATTACCTACTTACTACATTACTGACCTTAACAAACAAATAAATGGTCCCATCAGCCCAGCATAgttcaaacacaatacacaaactcaaaaatCTTTTATCATCTTTCCCTTGGGAGGGACTTGTACAACACCATGCTCACATATTTCTGTCCAAACTTCTCCGTGGAACGCAGGGCGGCGAAGTCACCCCCATCGGTTTTGTGGATGTATAGATGATTGAGTTCCAGATGGGAGGGTCTAGGAAGAACCGTGGATGAAGAAGAAGGGTCATCTCTTGTTGTGAGTGGTAGTTGTGGTGGTAACTCGGGCGGAGGCCTGCCAAACTCATCGTCGTTTAAGAGCATGTTATCATAAGTCCATGGTGGGGATGGAGGATCTTGGGCATCACCTAACCTTGCAGCCGTTTCTGGAATATAATCCTGCAAATATGGTTAAGCATTAAGTAGATATTAGAGGAGAAGTAGTCCAACAAGTGTACAAGAATTGGAAAGAAAAGAAGTACCTGCAAATCCAAGATGTTGTAGGGGAAACCAGAATGATCAAAAGCCCAGGGGAATTCTGGAGCATGGGTGAGATATCCATCTACAATGAAACGGTAATGATAGATACCTGTTGGGAGTGCTTTAACAATGGCATAAGCATGAGGATGAGGGGGAGACTGCAAGTGCAGGGTGTCTCTGGTTTCCCAGTTGTCCCATGATCCTATAACAGCAACATCCCTGCTTACTGGATGGTTCCAAGTAATATTCACACGTTTCAATCTCTGATGTACCACTCTTTCTACATATCCATCTTGCATTTGCCGCTGGGCCATGCACCACCAGTTACACTAGCTTAGCTTtgctttttaatttcattttttcatACATCAACTAACAATCACAAAATTAAACATATCATAACTGAACACCCTGCAACATACACTTGAGCAAGCAGTATCCCTTTGTCCTGTCACAAAACACAATAACAAGAGCTGACACAGATTTAAAAGGGATCATCTGACCTGTGGTGCTGTTGCTGTTGGGGTATGGAATCTCAATTGTGGTTCATACTTGTCATCATCTTTAAGTCCAGAAGTGCCTTCGCCGTCTTTTCCTTTGCCATGACTTCCCATCACCCAAAGCAGAACAAGTTGATTGCAATCGAAGTGATGTAAACAAGATGATCAAAGGAAGCTACAGCTGCCAGCCACACAGCACGAATCGAATCCATTAGATACATCATAGCATACATGATAcagcaaacaaacaaacaataagAAAGCAATATATAGTCACTTTCACACCCATTTCCCTACAGTCTACATAACATACAACAAACCCTTTCAAGAAGCAACCCAACCTCCCTAACTGCCATTCTTCCTACACAACATACATACCCACTTTtcttttgaatctttgatcatcaacctctctctctccctctataGACAAGGTCTATGTTATGTAATGTTATATTCTCCAATGAGTTTGGAAGATTCTGCTCAGGACTGTGACCTGGTTTAAGGGGGAGAATGTTCCCCTGCCATCACGAACAACTTAACAACCACAAACTGTACTGTGTCATCAACTGTGCACATCATTCGTCTTTGTAAAGAAAAATCAAAGGGTACAAATAAAATTGGTTTAATTTATATACCATGATGATGGGGGTGCAGCAGGTGAGTGAAGTTGTTTTTCATCCAACAAGTGGAAGGTGAAGTCAAAAGGAAAAGCAAAGCAAGGTTGCTCTAAAAGGTGAGATCACACTAAAAAAAATAGCTATTACTCTCAAAATAACATTGTGGTTACACTCTACACAGGAAATCATGAGTTGTTAATTAGATTTTGACGCCTTCAACTTTGTCCttactctctctcttttttcttcttattattaaaCTTCAATGATTTTCAATGCTACAGCACTTCTTTTACCAATAACAACACTGCTGCAATTCAACAACCAATAAATACTACCTAACAAAATTGTTATGTATTATAAATCCtaagctttttttttatttttttgtctggTCATATAATTGAACTGTTGACATAATTGGAGTTCTATTATTAGGAATACATCTAATTTGGCCATTCATTAAAAGATggtaatcaacaattatttcattttGAAACTTCAATTCCATTGCttctatatataaaataaatactttgttAGGCATATTTTGTGTTGAAATGAAAGGGACTGATACCTCTAAACCAAACAAGAAGCGGCACACTGCATCTCCTATTCAATATTCATGGCTGTAGGGTTtggttgaaattaaattaaagcagagattattatttaaataagtagCATTTGATACCGGGCAATAACTTATACCACCCTATACTATATTTTATGTTATCTTTGGCGTCATGTCAAATAAACAACAACATACCAAGAGGACTTTCTTTTGATACAAGACACTAGGTTCGTGTTATCGAATTAATCGAGGattctttaatttttctcttaTGCCTCTGCTCCCATGAAACCAACAAGAACTTGCGCCATCAGGTGGTGACAAAATCCCTTGTTGGATGTTATGGCTAATTTCGGTTACATTAtagtaatttaaagaaaaaagattagTTCCTTTGACACATTTTTATGTTCTAGAATTTCGTAGCTGTGccaattaattatataattaagatGACAAAGACACGCAACCAAAGAAATATTATCAGGATAGCTTTTAGTAATCCTATGTTATTATTGTTAGTTAGTTCACTCAAATGCCAATAAGATATATTATTTTGACAATTTTTTTAGTCTCTAATAATGTAATAAACGGCGTTATATCTCCGTCCTGAAGCAAGCATATAGGCATAATAATGAAGGTGGTGCCaaactgaaattaaaaaaaaattctccaaCGACGAAAAGCAGAGATACTTATGGACCTTTTGAAGCATATATAAGATGCAAGAATTAATAGCATCCCAAGATTCCAAAACAAGCACGTGAAAAAGCAAAGAGTTAAAGCAAGATAGATTCTTGTTTAGGCCACATAAGTAGCTCCAAATAAGGCTTAATCAATTATTCGACCCAACTTTAGCATAAGCATAGCTCCCAAATAATAAAGATCTCTCTTTGTATGTTCAATGTTCCCATGTGGtttgttttttatatttgttgTGAAAGGGGGTCAGCAAGCATAATAGGTGCTAGTTGAGCATTGTCTTATTAGTCCACTAAAGTTTGTGAGAGCAAATTATGGAGCAAGTGCGTGGGTATCTCCTTTTAAGCATCCAATCAATCATCACAACAAACCCTCAAAGTGATTCAGATGGTAGCCAGATTATGTTTTGCTAATCTCACTCTTCATTTCCTTCCTCtgctaataaataaattaaattattcaaagAGGCTAGGAATCACTACACATAGCCGTTGGTATATATAGGTGTTTGATGTATATGTTCTTTGTGTTAGTGTtgtaagtgtgaggagtgttaaaGTTAGTTCCACatcaaagaaaacaaagaagagtgaagagtttataagatgagagacccgttaaattgacaccttaaggttttgagttggatgtgttGTCTTTTCATTTTATGTTCTCTTGTTTGATTCCTCCCTAAAGTTTTCCCGATCAGTGAAGAGTTATAATTTGGTTTTCTTCTctaataatatatgtatatatatatatattatggctGATGATAATTTGGTTTTCTTCTctaataatatatgtatatatatatatattatggctGATGATGCATGTTAGATAGTATaagaagatataaaaattaaaataaaaagggtAAAAATGGGGTAAGGCCATCACTATCTTAACTTAAGGAATAAGCAGCTTAATAAGTAGCTGTCAGTTTGCTGGCAAAGTGATGAAGGCTTTTGTTATTAAAATATTCTCCCTCCTCTTTTCGTTTATTGTTAAAGTCTTCAAAGCGCATTTGTAtggtaaagaaaaaatatatatggtaGAAATGTGACACGAAATAAAATATGGTTTTGCTCCATGGGATGGGTCAAATAAAAGAAACCCACTGATTGCGATggccaagacaaatatgaatatgAATAAGATGAAGAAGCAAGCAAGTTGAGAACCATACATATATATGCTTGTCTCGTAGCCCTCCCAAGGGTTATTTTATTATGTGTATAGTATTACTCTACCATTGGCTATCCTATTTCTTCTTAGTATTTTCAACATTATTTATCACTTATTAGAAATAAGAATTAACCTCCAAATCAATGAAGAGTATGTTTttctttactttgaattttcagTCCATGTGTGAATGTAATATTGAGATGTGTGTATGTATAACTGTATATACACTTTTTTTAATATTGAGATGTGTGTATGTATAACTGTATATACACTTTTTTTTCCCTCTTAGAACGGTTGTATGGTTAGTGATCAGTTTTCTCTAACAATCTACTTCATTGTTATCTCCAAGGTAAACAATGCAGAATCATATTAgcttatatatatgtgtgtgtttttctttttctgaaaTAGAATTATTTATAGTAGAATTGAGGAATTGAGTTGAAGAGCCACTGATTAGTTATAATCTCTGACTCCAATGAgagaaaaagatatatttataGAAACTCTAAAATCTAAAGGAATACTGTGGTTAAGGTTAAAAATAACTTTGGAGGCTCTTACCGCACTATTTATAGCCTttcagtaaatttttttttatcatatcctcttttatttatttatttattttggtattaCTAtcatatcctcttttttttttttggtaatttgactaatttctcatattctcttttattattatggGGTATGATTTGATTTTATTGGTGTGGCCCTTTGTTGGGCCAGTGTGATAGCTGGAGCTGGTCCGTATATATATAGGACCCCCACTCACACAAACTATTACTGTAAAAAATATTCGCATAAAATAATGCTAACATTAGAGATCAGATATAcataaaaagattttattatattatcaatcctctaagcaatataaataaataaaaggattcATAAAACTTTATCCAAGATGAACCGACTAAAGTTGTAGGAGACAAAAGCtaaaaaaaataggatttttgtaggtaaaaatactaaataataatttttaattattatttttatatgaaagaatttaattttttattcaaaaataattttaatatttattatctaatcttgaaagaatttaatgtttatatttttatatttaattaaatattaattatattatataaataaaaataattaatttttattcttattatttaaaatatatatgttttctttatatatatatatatatatatatatatatatatatatatatatatatatatatatatatagattttagtataaaaaattaatattaatagttataaaattaatttaaaattaattttttttgaagtaattgaatcttaattctaattattaatcacaatattagtattctccccaaattatatgtaataaatatttgaaggaagagaagtgaaaatataaattaaaaagataagtaataaaaatttgaaactaaatataaaaattaaaaaatatgtatatatataataatacattttttatgtaaaataatattatgagatattttttaattatatttaaatataaatttaatgtattttttagaattttatgaatttatttaaattatattattttatttttgatataataAAAATGTAGAGAGAGATagaaaatgagagagaaaagagagagagaaagataaagaagaagaaggagagcgaGAGAGcgaatttgttaattttggagagaaatattttattttaattctaataaaaaatatttcgtgacatattttagtttattaaattataagttatatatagagtgggaatgatagagaaaaatagagaatgagagagagcTAAGGTAGATAAGATGATGGATAAAGAAAGtttattggttttgaaaaaaaatatttcaacttTTTAATAAGAGATCAGAGTGTCATATAACATATCttgattattaattaaattaatgatataatataattgtattgcaattttaattttaaatattttaattttaattttaattaacataAGAGAATGTCATGTTacatattttaattgttaaatttataattattaattagctattaataatgatatataagagagttAGAGTAGGTAAAAGAACGAGAGAgatagggagagagagaggagaaaaattattaattttagagaaaaagatttaattttaattgcaatgaaagaataatatatgatatattttagttgtaaaattaataatatataatagatatatttTAGAAGCAGCAAGTGTTAACACAAAGAGTTATGCTAGATAACTAATGACTTTTTTGAATAATATGAATAACCACCAATCAAATCAAAACACACTATACTTCCAAATTAcctacctaaatcttaatattagaataatcatccgcacaactagtgaaatgaacatccgatatatccattatttacatttttattctcgacctatactttttcataacacATATAATTGACCtcttgcaagaagaagagagcAACAGCCATATATAGTATATTCTATAGTATATACTAATATACATGATGAGTATAGTCCTGATAAGTATTTATAAAGGTTGGCAGAGAAATATATATAAACAGTATATTAACTTGCATTGCTCGCTTCCGATCCACTGGCTCCACTGCACTACTGTCATTATAATTGCAAATGCTAAAAAAGGAAGATATATGGTTGTTATTGATTTTATTATACAGGATTACATGTGTCAGCTCTGAATTCAAAAACGAGTATTAGAGGGAAGGGTGAAAGGAAACGTTGATCAATGCAGAGAGGCATggagcattattattattattttgattatagtATGGTCCCCTCATATATATAAGCTAAGCTTGTAATGAATGGAATTGAAAGTCACAATGAATTACTAGGAAACATTCCCTAGCCAGTCTACTTGCAATCTCTTGCCTTTTCCAAGAATAATGAATAAACCTATCTCATCGAATTATTCATTAAGCAAGTAGCTAGCTGTATGTACGTAGTACTTATaaatcatttatgtattttctactTTAGTCGCTCTTAAATGTTTGGATATATGGTCCAATCCCAGGAAAGCATTTGATGTAATATTGAGTAGGGAGTGGACAAAAACTCGCATTTATTTATAGGAGGAGGCAAGGTCCCcgtaaaaaaaacatttttattttgtggtGCCATCCAAAGCGGAGGTTGCTGGTTGTACTATGCTGCAATAAAGAGAAGCATTAGTACTATAGCTATGCTTCAACTTTCATTAACTATCCAATCATCAACTAAACCCTAAACATTTTAAATCCATTTCTGTTTTATCATGGACGATGAAACTAAtgcaaaaatatcaataaaacttgTTTTTAATATCTTGGGAAAAAGAAGAAGTATATATTCCCTTACTTGATGGAAATTGAAGAGACGACAGAGAGTATTGGAGATGCAACTATGTCACCATTTGCAACCCTTATAATAGTAATTTCTAGCTAGCTAGCTAATTGGGTTGCAGAAGATTAGGTTACATTTTAATTTGTGGCATTGGAATATGGAGAAGAGATGCCATGTGGTGAGCTCAGATGTTAGCACATGGCTTCTCACATTCCAACCTCCTAAACACCAATACAATATTGCATAGTATTTCAGTATTAGTAGATGTGCTTAATTAGCCCTCTTTTGTGTTTCTGATCCTCAGCTTTCAATTCCATATTCAATTCTATACAACATACACTAAAGTGCAGTGTTTGGTAGCCCTAGCTATATATGTCCATAGCACCAGTTTGGAAGATCAAATAGAGTAGTGTAAAGTAGATAGATCATTCCAACTAGTAGCTAGGGAGTACCCTAACGAGGCCATGCTTGATGTTCAGGAACATTTAATAGGATAGTTATACCcacttctctatcttttgatcTGATCCCACTGATTAATCTAAGTTGGTTAAAGTGCCTTAGCTTTCATATTACTATTTgtttctttcctttatctttaaaGAGTAATAggcttttaattttgtgcatcatATGAGCAATCAAATGCTATCTTCTTGTTGCTCTATACTCAACAAGAGTAGTACTACTGCTCCCTCATGGATGGCGATCCTTATTGCTTTTTCGCTGCTTTTTTCCAGCTATCTGTTGGTGCTGCTGtcatttggatatttttctatcCTCTACACATCTCTAGTACTgcttttctcttctactcttttctacACTCTACTATTCTCAAGGCACAAACCAGTAGTAGTGGAAGAAAAGGTTCTTATtagtcctcctcctcctcctgaaGAAGATGCTGATGAGATACAAGAACAAGAGGTGCCAACTTGTGAGGACTCTGAAGAAGTGGATTGGTGCTCAGATGGATCAATCTCTGATGAGGACAGCCTCATAGAAATTGCGCTTCACAAAGAAGAACCACTGTACAGTAGGAACTACTACAGTTTGCAGCAGAAGAGGAGGAGCTATCAGCAGCTGAGGCCCTTTTCAGCCATCATCAGAGTCTAATGGAGTTCTTATCTGAACTTAAAATGACTGATGAGGAAGAAAACTTGATAGAGATTGACATATCATGGGTTCATTAAGTATCCTCCAGGTTTGAATTAAAGCCTGATCAAGTTTATATCTTAACTTGAATAgctgtttttactatttttctttttctttttttatattcacCGGTGGATATATTTGGTTCCATTTGCAGTGTAATACTTCTATACTATATAAGTTTATGTTGTTAATAATACACTACTGTGAGCTACTTTTGCGCCACACAAAACTTGGATACGAATTAAATTAAAGCACGGTCTTAATTAGCTTGTTTATAATGGCAAGTAATATTATAGTAATAACTGAAAGAGGCAATGTATGTTGTTCCTAATTGATGGGAATGAATGAATTCAATGAGTTTGTGAATGACAGATATACAGCAAGAATCAGATACCACATATCACATATGTATGAGATGCAATTAGTTGTTAGACAGCATATCATGAAATTTCTATTTGAAACATTCTAGACGTACGTACTTGTATGCTTCTCCCTGTATCACTGCAAGAAAAAGGGGAATCCTCAAAGGAGTGAGTGATCGAACCTGCCTTCCAGCTCATTCCTTTTCATCATCTCGTTTCCTAAACATATTCACTACTATTTTTACTCCCTAAATTAGTGCTACAGTAACAAATCGTCCATaaactcatgtattgattaaaacaataaatatccgcTTTTAAAACTTAGCACAACCAGATTATTCATGCCTTTATCTACTTGGCTTGGCTTAGCTGTTAAGTTATTTGCacccaagaaaggaaaggaaacagATACAGTTACAGATACTTCCTAACCCAGCACGTGTCGTGCCCTCAAACCAACGCGCAACCTTCTTCTACTGCAATATGAACATCATGATGATGGGCCACTATGCTAACCAAGCTGCTCCTGCTGGCCAAGTTTATCCaactaatcatcatcatcatgcatgaTGCCGGTGCTAACGGCAGGGCTAGCTAGTACCTAATCCTGGATTTGGTTGatgatttagttagttaattagttaattatttcctgttatttaattaataagtTACGATATATATGTTGGATTTGGAGGGAAACATTAAATCCGGGTACTTGAGACTTTTGATGAGATGGTTTTACACTTACACTTGTCACAATGATGGTGTGAAAACTGAAAACACCACAACTATGTCTAAATTAAAGTAGTTCCATATATATATCGATCGACATCTTCTCAGCATTTGACCACCTTGCAGCTTTTCTCTAAATTATATTCTAAAGGATTTACAAATAGGTTAATACTACTCCTCTTACAAACTTGCCTTTACCTATGGATTCACCCTTTTCTAGCTTAAATTCATATATTCATTCATCTACTCAAAACCCTAAATTCTTACTACTTGTCTTCCTCACATGCACATATAAAACGGTTTAATGGAGGATAGCTAGAGTATATTTACCAAATAAAAATACCACTTTTGGAGggtcttttaaaataatattgcTATACAGACTAAGCAATCTATATAATATATTCAGGGAACGCAATACTACTCGAATCCGCGGTACTCACCCATCTCTACCCATTCgaggcgggtaattacccgccccgcATCGGAGGCGGGTTTTGAGCGAGGCAGGTTTTCAGGAGGGCGGGATCGGTCGAGTTTAGGTAATACCCGTCTCTACCTGCCCcgtcatatatataatatatgtaaaatgattaataaatgattaataatattgtatcatatttaaatttttactttaatttatgttatgtatgtgaggatggttatataattttgaaaataaatttatttattgaattttaataattatagaggCGGGTAGGAGCGGAACGGATACCCGCCGGTTAAGGTTCAACGTTTTACTATTCGCGGGTAGAAGTGGGCGGGTTTTATGCAATTGTTGTACGACG is a window from the Arachis hypogaea cultivar Tifrunner chromosome 17, arahy.Tifrunner.gnm2.J5K5, whole genome shotgun sequence genome containing:
- the LOC112766244 gene encoding SNF1-related protein kinase regulatory subunit beta-2-like translates to MGSHGKGKDGEGTSGLKDDDKYEPQLRFHTPTATAPQRQMQDGYVERVVHQRLKRVNITWNHPVSRDVAVIGSWDNWETRDTLHLQSPPHPHAYAIVKALPTGIYHYRFIVDGYLTHAPEFPWAFDHSGFPYNILDLQDYIPETAARLGDAQDPPSPPWTYDNMLLNDDEFGRPPPELPPQLPLTTRDDPSSSSTVLPRPSHLELNHLYIHKTDGGDFAALRSTEKFGQKYVSMVLYKSLPRER
- the LOC112765625 gene encoding uncharacterized protein, whose protein sequence is MEHPNPRGRIMMMKPLLSFCLVSLLLSLLLFIFYSLKPFLLQQFSKTCIFLLCNGLMFFIAINSGLNASPPEEENTLMIVERENSLQDALEQEDFEDKIVTVVEQQVEREEEANNTIVIVDGHGTVDTEELNKKCEEFIKKMKAAFNSEARDNRWLVPAYYPPLSLLT